In a genomic window of Sutcliffiella sp. FSL R7-0096:
- a CDS encoding VTT domain-containing protein, with protein MAGLLIWVVQSEWFAIFKNGEIEQIRLFLKEEMFSTLVITFLLMLVQNLFTVIPIVGIIVINIALFGFVQGYLWSLATSVVGAMMGFIVFRYWFQSLLIHKVKRGYLEKLEQNGFLFVLLLRVIPFIPSSFINLTGGVSSVRFIPFFSATLIGNAFYLLLLSFIANGILSAEIEGYLLFSLLLAFIPSFYLYRYVKRKTDIIENQKSKVRGD; from the coding sequence GTGGCTGGGTTATTGATATGGGTGGTCCAATCAGAATGGTTTGCCATATTCAAAAATGGTGAGATTGAACAGATAAGACTGTTCCTCAAAGAAGAAATGTTCTCGACTCTCGTGATTACTTTCCTTCTTATGCTCGTCCAAAACTTATTTACGGTAATCCCTATTGTTGGAATTATTGTAATTAATATAGCGCTGTTTGGATTTGTTCAAGGATACCTTTGGAGCCTGGCTACTAGTGTAGTGGGAGCAATGATGGGGTTTATCGTTTTTCGATATTGGTTTCAATCCCTTTTGATACACAAAGTGAAAAGGGGCTATCTAGAGAAGCTTGAGCAGAATGGTTTCTTATTTGTCTTGCTACTTAGGGTGATCCCGTTCATCCCATCAAGTTTTATCAACCTTACTGGGGGTGTCAGTTCCGTCCGTTTTATTCCTTTTTTCTCAGCTACACTCATAGGAAACGCGTTCTACCTCCTTTTATTGAGTTTTATAGCAAATGGAATATTGTCTGCGGAAATAGAGGGGTATCTTCTTTTCTCTTTGTTGCTTGCTTTTATTCCAAGCTTTTACTTATACCGATATGTGAAACGGAAGACTGACATAATAGAAAATCAGAAAAGTAAGGTAAGGGGAGACTAG
- the chrA gene encoding chromate efflux transporter produces the protein MKKNRGLKSLLEILIVSTRLGLTSFGGPVAHLGYFHTEYVRRRKWMDEKSYGDLVALCQFLPGPASSQVGIGIGVMRAGVMGGIISFLGFTLPSVLALIIFAIILQGFDVGNAGWIHGLKIVAVAVVAHAIMGMANNLTPDVKRKAIALFALVATLMSQTAFSQVGVIVIAAVIGFLLFKQNIAEDDSRLAFPISKRLAVICLTLFFGLLILLPLLREATSLNWVALFDSFYRSGSLVFGGGHVVLPLLEREFVPTGWISEEAFLAGYGAAQAVPGPLFTFAAYIGAVIDGWKGGLLATFAIFLPAFLLILGTLPFWDSLRRNSKVKAALMGVNAAVVGILISAFYFPIWTSSILAPIDFAFAAILFSMLVYWKLPPWMVVLTGAIGGTLIGLFL, from the coding sequence ATGAAAAAGAATAGAGGATTAAAATCATTATTGGAAATCCTTATCGTTTCAACAAGACTAGGACTAACTTCCTTTGGCGGACCTGTAGCCCATCTTGGCTATTTCCACACTGAATATGTCCGTCGCAGAAAATGGATGGATGAGAAAAGCTATGGAGATCTTGTTGCCCTATGTCAGTTCTTACCTGGACCTGCAAGCAGTCAAGTCGGAATTGGGATTGGCGTCATGCGAGCAGGAGTTATGGGCGGCATTATATCCTTTCTAGGCTTCACCCTCCCTTCTGTATTAGCTCTTATTATTTTCGCCATTATTCTGCAAGGGTTTGATGTTGGGAATGCGGGCTGGATTCATGGGTTAAAGATTGTGGCGGTTGCCGTTGTCGCTCATGCAATAATGGGGATGGCAAACAACCTGACTCCTGATGTAAAAAGGAAGGCCATCGCATTGTTTGCATTGGTTGCCACATTAATGTCGCAGACTGCTTTTTCCCAAGTAGGTGTGATCGTTATTGCAGCTGTCATTGGCTTTCTATTATTTAAGCAAAATATCGCAGAAGACGATTCACGTCTAGCTTTTCCAATATCCAAACGGTTGGCAGTAATTTGTTTAACGCTATTTTTCGGACTGCTAATTTTATTACCATTATTAAGAGAAGCTACATCGCTTAATTGGGTAGCATTATTTGATAGTTTCTATCGTTCAGGATCCCTAGTATTTGGCGGAGGCCATGTTGTCCTTCCATTACTAGAGCGGGAGTTTGTTCCAACAGGCTGGATCAGTGAGGAAGCATTTCTTGCAGGGTATGGTGCTGCACAGGCAGTTCCTGGACCATTGTTTACATTCGCCGCGTATATCGGTGCTGTCATTGATGGCTGGAAGGGCGGTTTGTTAGCAACATTCGCCATCTTCCTCCCTGCCTTCCTATTAATTCTTGGTACATTGCCGTTTTGGGATTCTTTGCGTCGTAATTCCAAAGTGAAGGCAGCATTAATGGGAGTGAATGCTGCCGTAGTCGGAATTTTAATTTCCGCATTCTATTTTCCAATTTGGACAAGTTCTATCTTAGCTCCGATTGATTTTGCTTTTGCTGCGATTTTATTCAGCATGCTTGTCTATTGGAAGCTTCCGCCATGGATGGTTGTATTAACGGGTGCCATCGGTGGGACTTTGATAGGATTGTTCCTGTAA
- a CDS encoding HAMP domain-containing sensor histidine kinase, whose product MKLINRKSIFIKLFLTSLLILFVSFLIFALIFNYMLHSVLFKNYQDSIYYQRDQLTSFINEVSNKEMDKETFDSSLELSMHKEDQTSFIFGEDGELKFLSDSRTELLSSIEKEYISKALNKEESVKKIRVDDRHMFIIALPMEIATEENPDHAMVVVFHGFDRDINPIRLLNLGAIFITITITGIIIFFASRKITAPLRELNENVLEFAKGDFSREVTINRKDEIGQLGESVNYMAKELAGMEQVRRDFVANVSHDLRSPLTSIKGFLVAIQDGTIPEHRREHYLTIMRDETDRLIKLVNDLLDMTQLESNQMTLTPEAYNISEQLRRVIAKMEPNLTKQRIEIEFFEPGEELEVLADADRMEQVLINLIQNGIHFSPKGSRLEVILTERDRKAFITIKDYGKGISEVDLPFIWQRFFKVDKARSSKMGAGIGLSIVKHILDQHEVAVSVDSTLGKGTTFTFSLPLAKKNEM is encoded by the coding sequence TTGAAATTGATTAACAGGAAGTCCATTTTCATTAAACTATTTTTGACCTCTTTGCTTATCCTGTTCGTTTCTTTTTTAATTTTTGCACTTATTTTCAACTATATGTTGCACAGTGTTCTTTTTAAGAATTACCAAGATTCCATCTACTATCAAAGGGACCAGCTTACAAGTTTTATTAATGAAGTGTCAAACAAAGAAATGGATAAAGAAACTTTTGACTCATCCCTGGAACTGAGTATGCATAAGGAAGATCAAACAAGCTTTATTTTTGGAGAGGACGGAGAACTCAAGTTCTTAAGTGATTCTAGAACTGAATTATTATCCAGCATAGAGAAGGAATATATCTCAAAGGCTTTAAACAAGGAAGAATCGGTAAAGAAAATCAGAGTGGATGACCGGCATATGTTCATAATCGCGCTGCCTATGGAGATAGCTACAGAAGAAAACCCGGACCATGCAATGGTGGTGGTTTTTCATGGGTTTGACAGGGATATTAATCCTATCCGTCTATTAAATCTTGGGGCCATATTTATCACCATAACAATAACAGGAATAATTATCTTCTTTGCATCCAGGAAAATTACTGCACCTTTGCGGGAGTTAAATGAAAACGTACTTGAATTCGCTAAAGGCGATTTCTCGAGGGAAGTCACCATCAACAGAAAAGACGAAATAGGGCAGCTTGGGGAATCCGTAAATTATATGGCAAAAGAACTGGCCGGTATGGAACAGGTCAGACGGGATTTTGTTGCGAATGTTTCCCATGATTTGCGCTCTCCTTTGACTTCCATTAAAGGGTTTCTAGTTGCCATTCAGGATGGCACGATTCCAGAGCACCGCAGGGAGCATTATCTAACCATAATGAGAGATGAAACGGATAGACTAATCAAACTGGTCAACGATCTGCTTGATATGACACAACTAGAATCGAATCAAATGACGCTGACACCAGAGGCTTATAATATTTCGGAACAGTTAAGAAGAGTGATTGCTAAAATGGAGCCGAATCTGACAAAGCAGCGAATAGAAATAGAGTTTTTCGAACCTGGAGAAGAGCTTGAAGTGTTAGCGGATGCAGATAGAATGGAGCAGGTGTTAATAAATCTTATCCAAAATGGGATTCACTTTTCACCTAAAGGCAGCAGGTTGGAAGTGATTCTAACCGAAAGAGATAGAAAAGCCTTTATCACGATAAAGGATTATGGCAAAGGTATCAGTGAAGTGGACCTTCCCTTCATTTGGCAACGTTTTTTCAAAGTGGATAAAGCCAGGTCCAGTAAAATGGGAGCTGGAATAGGACTTTCTATTGTAAAGCATATCCTTGATCAGCATGAGGTAGCCGTCTCGGTAGATAGCACCCTCGGTAAAGGGACAACCTTCACTTTTTCCTTACCTTTAGCGAAAAAAAATGAAATGTAA
- a CDS encoding FMN-dependent NADH-azoreductase, whose protein sequence is MAKVLYITAHPHDDTLSYSMAVGKSFIDTYKEANPSDEVVHVDLYKEHIPHIDADVFSGWGKLQTGKGFEELSEEEKGKVSRLSELTEQFIGADKYVFVTPLWNFSFPPVMKAYLDSVAVAGKTFKYTAEGPVGLLTDKKALHIQARGGIYSEGPAAGMEMGHRYLSVLMQFFGVPSFEGLFVEGHAAMPDKAEEIKANAIARAKDVAHTF, encoded by the coding sequence ATGGCAAAAGTTTTATACATCACGGCTCATCCACACGATGACACCCTATCCTACAGCATGGCTGTTGGAAAATCATTTATTGACACATACAAGGAAGCTAACCCGTCAGATGAGGTTGTTCATGTAGATCTTTACAAAGAACATATTCCACACATTGATGCTGATGTATTCAGTGGATGGGGTAAATTGCAGACAGGTAAGGGATTTGAAGAGCTTTCTGAAGAGGAAAAAGGAAAAGTGAGCCGCCTGTCCGAGTTGACGGAACAGTTTATCGGAGCAGACAAATATGTGTTTGTCACACCGCTTTGGAACTTCTCGTTCCCTCCTGTAATGAAAGCATATCTTGATTCTGTTGCAGTAGCAGGGAAAACGTTCAAGTATACAGCAGAAGGACCTGTTGGATTATTGACAGACAAAAAGGCATTGCATATTCAAGCACGAGGTGGAATTTACTCAGAAGGCCCAGCTGCAGGAATGGAAATGGGACACCGTTACCTTTCCGTCCTTATGCAATTCTTCGGGGTTCCGTCCTTTGAAGGACTGTTTGTGGAAGGTCATGCTGCAATGCCTGACAAAGCTGAGGAAATCAAAGCAAATGCCATTGCACGTGCAAAAGATGTAGCACACACATTCTAA
- a CDS encoding PadR family transcriptional regulator, protein MEEKVLRKLFLGFIQIHILHHAKEHPVYGAWMLEELREHGYSISAGTLYPILHSMEKDGLLTKEEMNVEGKIRKNYTITEKGNIILKEARNKAYELFKEIKEGDNHEKE, encoded by the coding sequence TTGGAAGAGAAAGTATTGAGAAAACTATTCCTTGGATTTATTCAAATTCATATTCTCCATCATGCCAAAGAACATCCTGTCTATGGGGCCTGGATGCTGGAAGAACTTCGAGAGCACGGATACTCAATCAGTGCCGGTACCCTCTACCCCATCCTCCATTCTATGGAAAAGGATGGGCTCCTTACAAAGGAGGAGATGAATGTTGAGGGGAAAATCAGAAAGAATTATACCATCACAGAAAAAGGCAACATCATTTTAAAGGAAGCAAGAAACAAAGCTTATGAACTATTTAAAGAAATCAAGGAAGGTGACAATCATGAAAAAGAATAG
- a CDS encoding RNA polymerase sigma factor, whose protein sequence is MSNKQVISKWFYLYSDDIYQFLFYRLNSKHHDVEDLVQEVFIRALRNLDRFKGEAAPKTWLYSIARNVAIDAHRKRKRDKWKWLLSFESKKVPENITMETPEELYFISVEQKELLNAIRSLKESYQEVLIMRVIKELTVQEASAAMGWTENKVRSTLHRAKWALQAKLGGDGHE, encoded by the coding sequence ATGTCAAACAAACAAGTCATTTCGAAATGGTTTTATTTATATAGCGATGATATCTATCAATTTTTATTTTACCGGCTTAATTCCAAACATCACGATGTAGAAGATCTTGTACAGGAGGTTTTTATTAGGGCTTTAAGAAACCTGGACCGGTTTAAGGGAGAAGCTGCCCCAAAAACATGGCTTTACAGCATTGCCAGGAATGTAGCCATTGATGCTCATAGGAAAAGAAAGCGGGATAAGTGGAAGTGGCTGTTATCGTTTGAAAGCAAAAAAGTGCCTGAGAACATAACAATGGAAACACCTGAGGAGCTTTATTTCATTTCAGTGGAGCAGAAGGAACTGTTAAATGCCATTAGGAGCTTGAAAGAATCGTATCAAGAGGTGCTTATAATGCGAGTCATCAAGGAGTTGACTGTTCAGGAAGCTTCCGCAGCCATGGGCTGGACTGAAAATAAAGTACGCTCCACGCTACATCGGGCTAAATGGGCACTGCAGGCGAAATTGGGAGGGGATGGCCATGAGTAA
- a CDS encoding DUF6376 family protein has translation MRKLLLVTTLLTSILLSGCSVLEEVNNSLAYVNKATEHINTWQDFGQEAPQMIQEAATDAMTKEELEAELNMLLNEIDDFNNTEAPAIAEGVHNQIVEKNEALKGIIESSMVNGELALDKLEQSELFTLINEVTTMMNLLEDLGG, from the coding sequence ATGCGGAAATTGCTACTAGTTACAACATTGCTAACATCGATACTTTTAAGTGGTTGTTCCGTTCTCGAGGAAGTTAATAATTCGTTGGCTTACGTCAATAAAGCAACGGAACACATTAATACATGGCAGGATTTTGGCCAGGAAGCCCCTCAAATGATACAGGAGGCAGCTACGGATGCCATGACGAAGGAGGAATTGGAAGCTGAGTTAAATATGCTTCTTAATGAGATAGATGATTTTAACAATACAGAGGCACCTGCAATTGCAGAAGGAGTTCATAACCAGATTGTCGAAAAAAATGAAGCACTCAAAGGGATAATCGAAAGTTCTATGGTGAACGGGGAGTTAGCTTTGGATAAGCTGGAGCAGTCTGAACTCTTTACCCTGATAAACGAAGTCACAACCATGATGAACCTGCTTGAAGACCTAGGTGGCTAA
- a CDS encoding response regulator transcription factor, translating into MQKPLKVLIVEDDPNISELISLYIEKEGFHPICAEDGEIGLSLYFDNRPDFIILDIMLPEMDGWEVCKAIRRDNPDIPIIMLTGKGESYDKIRGLTIGADDYIVKPFDPNELIARVKAVLRRAHSINLKELITLPDLMINMGEYKATYKNKELLMPPKEMELLYFLTMNPNQVFTRQQLLDKIWGYDYDGDPRTIDVHIKRIREKLEPESDSWSLKTIRGIGYKLEVNDN; encoded by the coding sequence ATGCAAAAGCCATTGAAGGTATTAATTGTAGAAGATGATCCTAATATATCGGAACTCATCTCTTTGTATATAGAAAAAGAAGGTTTTCACCCCATTTGTGCAGAGGATGGGGAAATAGGTCTTTCCTTGTACTTTGACAACAGACCGGATTTTATCATTTTGGATATCATGCTACCGGAAATGGATGGTTGGGAAGTGTGTAAGGCGATTCGGAGGGATAACCCAGATATCCCTATAATCATGCTTACGGGAAAAGGAGAGAGCTACGATAAAATCAGGGGACTGACTATTGGAGCGGATGATTACATCGTCAAACCATTTGACCCTAATGAATTGATAGCAAGGGTGAAAGCTGTTTTGAGGAGAGCGCATTCGATAAATTTGAAAGAATTGATCACATTACCTGATTTAATGATCAACATGGGTGAATACAAAGCTACCTATAAAAATAAAGAATTATTAATGCCTCCAAAAGAGATGGAACTACTTTATTTTCTTACGATGAATCCCAATCAGGTTTTTACGAGACAACAGCTGTTGGACAAGATATGGGGCTATGATTATGACGGAGATCCCCGAACAATTGATGTTCACATTAAACGGATCCGAGAAAAACTCGAGCCGGAGTCGGATAGCTGGTCGTTGAAAACGATAAGGGGAATCGGTTATAAACTTGAGGTGAATGATAATTGA
- a CDS encoding TrkA family potassium uptake protein, with protein sequence MKKQFVVIGLGRFGGSIVEEFSTLGVEVLAIDKDEDNINQISKYATHAVQANATDEATLNSLGIRNFDHAIVSMGDDIESSILTSLLLKEMGIKQVWVKATNKYHQKVLEKIGVDRIIQPERDMAKRVAHHVVSDKIFDYIELSDNHSIAELFASKKVSNKSLTELDLRARFGCTLIGIQRDGDIIISPSADEIILEGDLLIILGRNEDIHRFEDVGV encoded by the coding sequence ATGAAAAAGCAATTTGTTGTCATAGGCCTTGGCCGCTTCGGAGGAAGCATCGTCGAAGAATTCTCCACACTCGGCGTAGAAGTACTCGCCATAGACAAAGACGAAGACAACATCAACCAAATAAGCAAATATGCCACACATGCCGTCCAAGCAAACGCGACAGACGAAGCAACACTTAACTCACTCGGCATTAGAAATTTCGACCATGCAATAGTATCCATGGGGGACGACATCGAATCAAGCATTCTCACAAGCCTGTTGTTGAAAGAGATGGGTATCAAGCAAGTGTGGGTAAAAGCAACCAATAAATATCATCAGAAGGTACTAGAAAAAATCGGGGTGGACCGTATTATCCAGCCTGAACGGGATATGGCCAAAAGGGTTGCTCATCATGTGGTGTCTGATAAGATCTTTGATTATATTGAGCTTTCCGATAACCATAGTATCGCCGAGCTATTCGCATCAAAAAAAGTAAGCAACAAAAGTCTGACCGAATTAGATCTGCGGGCAAGATTCGGTTGCACTTTGATCGGGATACAACGAGACGGGGATATCATTATTTCCCCTTCTGCGGATGAAATTATTTTAGAGGGAGACCTGCTTATTATTTTGGGACGTAATGAAGACATCCATCGATTTGAAGATGTTGGTGTATAA
- a CDS encoding histidine kinase, protein MKENILVCVSNPKHVEKLIQRGKIIADTFGGDCFVLFVYTIPYDDLDLNQIRTKQFFKSIAAKYDVPMLIEYSKGKKVSAVIAETSMKHGITQIILGQPIQSKLEMIVKHALINEIFTMVTGVDIHVVEVGRENIPQPEAYDRGLHAHLLQKNNSYELAFDTPGENAIKGIFFKQSSTDFLNGFFVIHQGEEHKVLKVSNGVVESGALSSS, encoded by the coding sequence ATGAAAGAAAACATCTTAGTATGTGTAAGCAATCCGAAGCATGTGGAGAAGCTGATCCAACGGGGGAAGATCATTGCAGATACTTTTGGGGGAGATTGCTTTGTTTTATTTGTCTATACCATTCCTTATGATGACTTGGATTTGAATCAAATCCGTACAAAGCAATTTTTTAAAAGCATTGCTGCAAAATATGATGTGCCCATGCTAATTGAATACTCCAAAGGCAAAAAAGTCTCGGCAGTCATTGCAGAAACCTCTATGAAGCACGGCATAACCCAGATCATCTTGGGTCAGCCAATTCAGAGCAAATTGGAAATGATCGTTAAACATGCTTTAATTAATGAGATTTTCACAATGGTTACGGGTGTTGATATTCATGTGGTGGAAGTGGGACGTGAAAACATCCCCCAACCTGAAGCCTATGACCGCGGACTGCATGCCCACTTGTTACAAAAAAATAATAGTTATGAGCTTGCTTTTGATACTCCTGGTGAGAATGCCATCAAAGGAATTTTCTTCAAACAATCATCCACAGATTTTCTGAATGGTTTTTTCGTTATTCACCAAGGTGAGGAACATAAGGTTTTAAAAGTTAGTAATGGAGTGGTGGAATCGGGAGCGCTCTCCTCTTCCTAA
- a CDS encoding DUF4825 domain-containing protein translates to MSKQLDQKLQSLPKPKIKENRKDSMHQAIMEQKEKERDGWMTNLKAAALITASAIAVALFSFILFTGSEGEAPRSSVPEEKDYENYVSYLRDIEVHDQVDEDRAFIGNNGALGKYHGQVLPGKYYANGMELQTSEDPMGINMHYKVTDQTSATDFEKDAFHVSNLPLTLTFNATTYFAFFINGEYVTFHIDYLGEKQTYTITRQQIDDLYGRDVQEFQPDKELWEEEVINGTLTDERKVEDFMKSIRD, encoded by the coding sequence ATGAGTAAACAGTTGGATCAGAAGTTGCAATCGTTGCCCAAGCCGAAAATAAAAGAAAATAGGAAAGATTCCATGCATCAAGCAATCATGGAGCAAAAGGAAAAGGAGCGTGATGGGTGGATGACAAATCTGAAAGCCGCAGCATTGATAACAGCCAGTGCCATAGCAGTTGCTTTATTCTCGTTTATTCTATTTACCGGTAGTGAAGGGGAAGCACCAAGATCCTCTGTACCAGAAGAAAAGGACTACGAGAATTATGTATCCTATTTAAGGGATATCGAAGTTCATGACCAAGTAGATGAAGATAGGGCTTTTATAGGCAATAACGGAGCACTAGGAAAGTACCATGGGCAGGTTTTACCCGGAAAATACTATGCCAATGGAATGGAATTGCAGACTTCTGAAGACCCGATGGGGATCAATATGCATTACAAGGTTACCGATCAAACTTCAGCTACTGACTTTGAGAAGGATGCTTTTCATGTTTCCAACCTACCATTGACTTTGACATTTAACGCGACCACCTATTTTGCCTTTTTCATAAATGGTGAGTATGTTACATTTCACATTGATTACCTCGGAGAAAAGCAGACATACACGATAACAAGACAGCAAATAGATGACTTATATGGACGAGATGTTCAAGAGTTTCAACCGGATAAAGAGCTGTGGGAGGAAGAAGTTATCAATGGCACTTTAACCGACGAAAGAAAAGTGGAAGACTTTATGAAGAGTATAAGGGATTAA
- a CDS encoding protein kinase family protein yields the protein MKGTTNKETKLYEHLVQSVVFKRYKEEMLVLSFDKTHLSIIGSGRSAYVFKLEGTNRALKVFYSPHEHLAKKEAEIYDKLKGIPSFPELYESGDGYIVIDFIEGHTIFECLVKGIHINGKVLEEVDRSIAKARQLGLNPSDIHLHNILLTTDGEVKLIDVVRFDQIKHCTQWEDLKRAYHKFYKKRLFPKKLPHKLLLLIAYFYKRNLLKRFIS from the coding sequence ATGAAGGGAACTACAAACAAAGAAACAAAACTATATGAACACCTCGTTCAATCTGTCGTTTTTAAACGTTATAAGGAAGAAATGCTTGTGCTATCATTTGATAAAACACATCTTTCCATCATCGGTTCTGGAAGAAGTGCTTATGTATTTAAACTGGAGGGGACAAATAGGGCTTTAAAAGTTTTCTATTCCCCCCATGAACATCTTGCAAAAAAAGAAGCGGAAATCTATGACAAACTGAAAGGCATTCCGTCCTTTCCTGAACTTTATGAGTCAGGTGATGGTTACATTGTTATTGACTTTATAGAAGGGCATACCATATTTGAGTGTCTGGTTAAAGGGATACACATAAATGGAAAGGTTTTGGAGGAAGTGGACCGATCCATCGCGAAAGCGAGACAACTAGGTCTGAACCCTTCCGATATCCATCTCCACAATATACTGCTCACTACAGATGGGGAGGTAAAACTTATTGATGTGGTTCGATTCGATCAAATCAAACATTGTACCCAATGGGAAGATTTGAAAAGAGCCTATCATAAATTTTATAAAAAGCGGCTGTTTCCAAAGAAGTTGCCTCATAAGCTATTATTGTTGATTGCGTATTTTTATAAAAGAAACTTATTAAAACGATTCATCAGTTGA